A single window of Hylaeus volcanicus isolate JK05 chromosome 8, UHH_iyHylVolc1.0_haploid, whole genome shotgun sequence DNA harbors:
- the LOC128881636 gene encoding dehydrogenase/reductase SDR family protein 7-like produces the protein MKQETLKGWRIIWWLFKLFGFPITIPWLIYHFFDIMQTKRRKATLSGKVVIITGASSGLGEALAHVFYNCGCKVILIARRKAELERVKNVLVNTHHTIPTHPPTILPLDITDINSLQSEVRKIIEIYGKVDILINNAGISYRGEVVNTNVDVDIKVMLTNYFAQIALAKAVLPFMVKLQSGHIVCISSVQGKISIPYRSAYAASKHALQAWCDSCRAELANQNIKVIVISPGYVRTALSLNALTGNGQLYGVMDKTTEEGYSPEYVADCTLKAILKEEKDVLIAPVTPRLAVYLRTLCPSLYFWIMQKRAQKSEKED, from the exons ATGAAACAGGAAACGTTGAAAGGTTGGCGTATTATATGGtggttatttaaattatttggcTTTCCAATAACTATTCCATGGTTGATATATCACTTTTTTGACATAATGCAaacaaaacgaagaaaagcAACACTCAGTGGAAAG GTTGTAATCATCACTGGAGCCAGTTCAGGATTAGGAGAAGCATTAGCTCATGTTTTTTACAACTGTGGTTGTAAAGTTATTCTAATTGCTAGAAGGAAGGCAGAATTGGAAagagtaaaaaatgttttagtgAATACTCATCat acGATACCTACTCATCCTCCTACAATTTTACCATTGGATATTACTGATATTAATTCCCTACAATCTGAagtgagaaaaataattgagattTATGGAAAAGTTGATATCTTGATCAACAATGCTGGTATTTCTTATAGAGGAGAAGTTGTTAATACTAATGTGGATGTGGATATAAAAGTCATgcttacaaattattttgcacaaaTCGCTTTAGCTAaag CTGTACTTCCATTTATGGTGAAACTACAGTCTGGTCACATAGTTTGCATAAGTAGTGTGCAAGGCAAAATTTCCATTCCGTATag ATCTGCATATGCTGCATCTAAACATGCATTACAAGCATGGTGTGATAGTTGTAGAGCAGAATTGGCTAACCAAAACATAAAAGTTATCGTCATAAGTCCAGGTTATGTACGAACGGCTCTTTCTCTTAATGCATTAACAGGAAATGGACAACTTTATGGAG TTATGGACAAAACGACAGAAGAAGGTTACTCTCCTGAATATGTGGCAGATTGTACTTTGAAAGCAATATTAAAGGAGGAAAAAGATGTATTAATAGCTCCAGTGACACCAAGACTTGCAGTATATTTACGAACTTTATGTCCATCGCTTTACTTC